The Halomicronema hongdechloris C2206 genome includes a window with the following:
- a CDS encoding DUF2103 domain-containing protein, with protein MGKSSDGRLVWNHSTHLPGLIPILERLVAYPGIRTVTPGEIAKVRGHSPTLRIKVSVPIRGGYKLIARRGKTVQEVFVITEQDKAGLETTLAEIVAQVT; from the coding sequence ATGGGTAAATCCTCGGATGGGCGCTTAGTTTGGAACCATTCCACCCACTTGCCAGGGTTGATCCCCATTCTGGAAAGGTTGGTAGCCTATCCCGGGATCCGGACGGTGACACCTGGCGAAATTGCCAAGGTGCGTGGGCACTCGCCCACATTACGCATCAAGGTCTCGGTGCCCATCCGAGGTGGATATAAGCTCATCGCTCGTCGAGGCAAGACAGTTCAAGAAGTGTTTGTGATTACGGAGCAAGACAAGGCTGGTCTAGAAACGACCCTAGCCGAGATTGTTGCTCAGGTAACGTGA